Proteins encoded together in one Anguilla anguilla isolate fAngAng1 chromosome 9, fAngAng1.pri, whole genome shotgun sequence window:
- the tiprl gene encoding TIP41-like protein, with translation MMSHGFKSSKQDFTFGPWKVTAEKTHIMKSKDIERLAEEMHMPALPEMLFGDNVLRIQHTDNFGIEFNAIDALKCVNNLQESVKVACAQEWQESRADSEHSKEVVKRYDWTYTTDYKGTLLGDAVKMKVVPTTERIDMERLKAREQIMFFEDVLLFEDELHDHGVSMISVKIRVMPTGFFVLLRFFLRVDGVLIRINDTRLYHEAGKDYMLREFTTRESKVSALQHVSPALFTDPNEICQLLPLKLTECEKLEFPEMSSHSGCTDAAQ, from the exons ATGATGTCCCATGGATTTAAAAGTAGTAAGCAAGACTTTACATTTGGACCATGGAAGGTTACGGCAGAAAAAACCCACATCATGAAATCTAAAGACATTGAGCG TCTAGCTGAAGAAATGCACATGCCCGCCCTGCCCGAGATGCTTTTCGGGGACAATGTGCTGCGCATTCAGCATACGGACAACTTTGGGATCGAGTTCAACGCCATCGACGCCCTGAAATGCGTCAACAACCTGCAGGAATCTGTAAAAGTGGCCTGTGCTCAGGAATGGCAGGAGAGCAG AGCTGATTCAGAGCACTCCAAAGAGGTGGTGAAACGCTATGACTGGACATATACCACAGACTACAAAGGAACCTTACTAGGGGACGCAGTGAAGATGAAG GTGGTGCCCACAACGGAGCGCATCGATATGGAGCGGCTAAAAGCACGAGAGCAGATCATGTTCTTTGAGGACGTTTTGCTTTTTGAGGACGAGCTCCATGACCACGGCGTCTCAATGATCAGTGTTAAGATC AGAGTGATGCCCACCGGTTTCTTTGTGCTTCTGCGGTTCTTCTTGCGGGTCGATGGGGTGTTAATCCGAATCAACGACACTCGGCTTTATCATGAG GCTGGTAAGGATTATATGCTGAGAGAGTTCACGACTCGAGAAAGCAAAGTTTCAGCACTACAG CATGTTTCCCCTGCTCTGTTCACGGACCCCAACGAGATTTGCCAGCTATTGCCTCTGAAGCTGACGGAGTGTGAGAAGCTGGAGTTCCCAGAGATGAGCTCCCATTCTGGGTGTACAGACGCGGCGCAGTGA